One genomic region from Flagellimonas oceani encodes:
- the rsmH gene encoding 16S rRNA (cytosine(1402)-N(4))-methyltransferase RsmH encodes MSSAYHNPVLLKESVDGLHIKDDGVYVDVTFGGGGHSKEILKRLGDGGKLFAFDQDEDALKNAIDDQRFQLINQNFRYLKQFLKFYGIRKVDGILADFGVSSHQFDEAERGFSIRFNADLDMRMDKKSELSAFRVVNAYSQEDLASVLFQYGELRNANAMAKTIVEARSEEPIKTTDDLKTVLRKFLPKMKENKILAQIYQAIRIEVNQEIEVLKEFFEQVPEMLNEGGRLSVISYHSLEDRLAKRFIRAGRFDGEPEKDFYGNINVPLKKVGGLITPSAEEIANNNRARSAKLRIAERI; translated from the coding sequence ATGAGTAGTGCATATCATAATCCGGTACTGCTGAAAGAATCGGTGGACGGATTACATATAAAAGATGATGGAGTGTATGTGGATGTCACCTTTGGTGGCGGCGGGCACTCCAAAGAAATTTTGAAAAGATTGGGTGATGGCGGAAAACTGTTCGCTTTTGATCAGGATGAAGATGCGCTTAAAAATGCAATCGATGATCAAAGGTTCCAGTTGATCAATCAGAACTTTCGCTACCTCAAACAGTTTTTAAAGTTCTATGGCATTCGGAAAGTTGATGGAATCTTAGCGGATTTTGGGGTTTCCTCCCATCAGTTCGATGAAGCCGAGCGCGGTTTCTCCATTCGGTTCAATGCAGATTTGGATATGCGGATGGACAAAAAAAGCGAATTGTCGGCCTTTCGGGTGGTGAACGCCTACTCCCAAGAAGATTTAGCGTCGGTTCTTTTTCAGTATGGCGAATTGCGGAATGCAAATGCCATGGCCAAAACCATAGTGGAGGCACGATCGGAAGAGCCCATCAAAACAACAGATGACCTAAAAACGGTGCTGCGTAAGTTTTTGCCAAAAATGAAGGAGAACAAGATTTTGGCACAGATCTATCAAGCGATCAGGATTGAGGTCAATCAGGAAATTGAGGTGCTCAAGGAATTTTTTGAACAAGTGCCGGAGATGTTGAACGAAGGTGGCAGGTTGAGCGTGATCAGTTATCACTCCTTGGAGGACCGTTTGGCGAAACGCTTTATCCGCGCAGGTAGATTTGATGGTGAACCGGAAAAGGATTTTTATGGGAACATTAATGTGCCCCTTAAAAAAGTCGGGGGATTGATCACGCCATCAGCAGAAGAAATAGCGAACAATAACAGAGCGAGAAGTGCAAAGCTCCGCATTGCGGAACGCATATAA
- a CDS encoding FtsL-like putative cell division protein: MRKGLLDILKGKFLVSGDAPKNWMFLLFASFLAALMISSSHNADKKVLEIAELNEEVRKLKSEFFEARSSVQQLKLESTLREVVAEKGLEPSKNPPRKIKVKSAE; encoded by the coding sequence ATGAGAAAAGGATTACTGGACATATTAAAAGGAAAGTTTTTGGTGAGCGGAGATGCGCCCAAGAACTGGATGTTTTTGTTGTTCGCCTCTTTCTTGGCGGCCTTGATGATTTCCAGCAGTCACAATGCCGATAAAAAAGTATTGGAGATTGCCGAATTGAACGAGGAGGTAAGAAAGCTCAAGAGCGAGTTTTTTGAAGCTCGCTCCAGTGTACAGCAGCTCAAGTTGGAGTCAACCTTGCGTGAGGTGGTTGCAGAGAAGGGCTTGGAGCCGTCTAAAAACCCTCCACGAAAAATTAAAGTTAAATCAGCGGAATAG